A region of Lycium barbarum isolate Lr01 chromosome 3, ASM1917538v2, whole genome shotgun sequence DNA encodes the following proteins:
- the LOC132631276 gene encoding serine/threonine-protein kinase WNK8-like → MGYELYRVVEKSPCGRFIGYDQLLGGGACKEVYIGYDRVEQIEVAWNQIVYYGEDKALKNPEKLFAEATMLKSLNHERIMKCFKYWFDSKSKTLNMITELFPSGSLKKYLSKCDDDNGDGVDLASIKNWGKQILEGLSFLHSQSPKIIHRDIKCDNVFVDSDGKQVKLGDFGLAVRLTEGNFVKEKEAKGTPEFMAPECYDGQYNELVDVYAFGMCLLEMVTGEYPYMECSTQIQIFKKVYTGVKPKSLGKVKDSRVKDIIEKCMLPMSDRPSAEELLKDPFFLYNGTGSSALEACAPAASFLSSHPFRGLQCCARDIRNLYLV, encoded by the coding sequence ATGGGTTACGAGTTATACAGAGTTGTAGAGAAATCTCCATGTGGTAGGTTTATTGGATACGATCAACTGTTAGGTGGAGGTGCATGCAAAGAAGTGTATATAGGCTACGATCGTGTTGAACAAATAGAAGTTGCATGGAACCAAATCGTTTATTACGGAGAAGATAAAGCATTAAAAAACCCCGAAAAGTTGTTTGCTGAAGCTACTATGTTGAAGTCTTTAAACCATGAAAGGATTATGAAGTGTTTCAAATATTGGTTCGATTCAAAGTCCAAAACCCTAAACATGATCACAGAGTTATTCCCCTCAGGCAGCTTGAAAAAATATCTGTCCAAGTGTGATGATGATAATGGAGATGGCGTTGATTTGGCGAGTATCAAGAATTGGGGTAAGCAGATTCttgaaggtttgagctttctacaTAGCCAGAGCCCGAAGATTATTCATAGAGACATCAAGTGTGACAATGTGTTTGTTGATAGTGATGGGAAGCAAGTTAAGCTTGGAGATTTTGGGTTGGCAGTTCGTCTTACGGAGGGTAATTTCGTGAAAGAGAAAGAGGCTAAGGGTACGCCTGAATTCATGGCTCCAGAGTGCTACGACGGGCAGTACAACGAGCTGGTGGATGTATATGCATTCGGGATGTGTCTTCTTGAGATGGTTACTGGTGAATATCCGTATATGGAATGCAGCACTCAGATTCAAATATTTAAGAAAGTGTACACTGGTGTAAAGCCTAAATCTCTCGGGAAGGTAAAGGACTCCAGAGTGAAAGATATCATCGAAAAGTGTATGCTTCCCATGTCTGATAGGCCGTCTGCGGAAGAGTTGCTGAAAGATCCGTTCTTTCTATACAATGGTACTGGATCATCAGCATTGGAGGCTTGTGCTCCCGCTGCCAGTTTTCTTAGTAGTCATCCTTTCAGGGGACTACAATGTTGTGCTAGGGATATTAGGAATTTGTATTTGGTGTGA